A part of Halobacillus shinanisalinarum genomic DNA contains:
- a CDS encoding BglG family transcription antiterminator, translating to MSLDDRSKRILDKLVSNPSITSMDLEKKYDLTRRQLGYSFNKINEWLMTKNLPVIERTRRGHFIIEQSVFTKLNGEEESPALDKTVLSENQRVYLIIMMLLSSEEELSLNHFTIELDVSKNTILSDMKRVKNELNDYDLTIQYTRKAGYLLEGNEFQIRKLLIHVTYQLLQVHSGQNKIKELANIEKKQLHEFNQRIEKVESKLNLKFTDEKLATMPYILILNLRRIEQGNEINSFSIEYEELSDTKEYQATEEIFHDSRQIPVEERLFITLHLLTTNVYWSEYLTDDDAIPRLVPAIDNMLRLFEKSACIYLQGREQLMNKLLQHIKPAYYRIKYQLTETMDMQDSLNKEFKELHHLVKRSTGPLKDLIGSDIPESETTYITMLIGGWMTKQGDSIEKKIKAIVVCPQGVSVSRLMFTELRELFPGFVFLDSLSVREFLDYGLDYDIVFSPTSLETDKKLFISNAFLGHEEKYRLRKQVMLELHGYIPRDINVDHLIDIIRNNAVIKDEKTLTEDLQKYIDRDEEASVKQPMKTREINLNDLIPANHITIRNSVQSWEEAIHVSAKPLVESGKIEREYVEAMIRRTGEDPYIVIGPNIAIPHAAPEEGVNEVGMSLLRLEEGVNFTKDYRINLVVVIAAVDKQQHIHGLMQLMKLAGSETDRNRVISADSVEEIQKMIALYSVD from the coding sequence TTGTCACTTGATGACAGAAGTAAGCGGATTTTGGATAAATTGGTCAGCAATCCAAGCATCACTAGTATGGATCTTGAGAAGAAATATGACTTAACTCGTCGACAGCTCGGATATAGCTTCAATAAAATCAATGAGTGGCTGATGACCAAGAACCTTCCAGTGATAGAGAGAACGAGAAGGGGTCACTTTATCATTGAACAATCCGTTTTTACGAAGCTTAATGGTGAAGAAGAAAGTCCCGCCCTAGACAAAACTGTTCTTTCGGAGAATCAACGAGTTTATCTTATTATCATGATGCTGCTAAGCAGCGAGGAAGAGCTTTCCCTTAATCATTTTACGATCGAGTTGGATGTGAGTAAAAATACCATTCTTAGTGATATGAAGCGTGTAAAGAACGAATTAAACGATTATGACTTGACCATTCAGTATACAAGAAAAGCCGGTTATTTACTTGAGGGTAATGAGTTTCAGATTCGAAAACTACTTATTCATGTCACCTATCAATTGCTGCAAGTGCATAGTGGGCAAAATAAGATAAAAGAATTAGCCAATATTGAAAAAAAACAATTACATGAATTTAATCAACGAATTGAAAAAGTAGAGAGCAAGCTGAACTTGAAATTTACCGATGAAAAATTGGCAACGATGCCTTATATTCTTATTTTAAATTTAAGAAGGATTGAGCAAGGCAATGAAATTAACTCCTTTTCTATCGAGTATGAGGAATTATCCGATACGAAAGAATATCAGGCGACAGAGGAAATTTTCCATGACTCCAGGCAAATCCCTGTTGAAGAACGCTTGTTTATCACACTGCATCTATTGACGACAAATGTATATTGGTCGGAATATTTAACGGATGATGATGCGATCCCGAGATTGGTCCCAGCCATCGATAACATGCTGCGTTTATTTGAAAAGAGTGCCTGTATTTATCTGCAGGGCCGTGAGCAGTTGATGAATAAACTGCTGCAGCATATCAAGCCCGCCTATTATCGAATTAAATATCAACTTACTGAAACGATGGATATGCAAGATTCTTTAAATAAGGAATTCAAGGAATTGCACCATCTGGTCAAACGGTCAACTGGGCCTCTGAAGGATTTAATCGGCAGTGATATTCCTGAGAGCGAAACAACCTATATCACTATGCTGATTGGTGGATGGATGACGAAGCAGGGTGACAGCATTGAGAAAAAGATAAAGGCGATTGTTGTCTGTCCCCAAGGAGTGTCGGTTTCAAGACTGATGTTTACTGAATTAAGGGAGCTATTTCCGGGATTTGTGTTTCTAGATTCCTTGTCTGTACGAGAATTTCTTGACTACGGCTTGGATTACGATATCGTTTTTTCTCCAACATCTTTGGAGACAGATAAAAAACTGTTTATTTCCAATGCTTTTCTTGGGCACGAGGAAAAATACCGGCTGCGCAAACAAGTCATGCTTGAGCTGCACGGTTATATTCCAAGGGACATTAACGTTGATCATTTAATCGACATTATAAGAAATAATGCAGTGATCAAAGATGAAAAGACTCTGACCGAAGATTTACAAAAGTATATTGATCGAGATGAAGAAGCATCCGTTAAACAACCTATGAAAACTAGGGAGATAAATCTAAATGACCTCATTCCGGCAAATCATATAACAATTAGAAATTCAGTCCAATCTTGGGAGGAAGCCATCCATGTAAGTGCAAAGCCATTAGTTGAGAGCGGTAAAATTGAGCGGGAGTATGTGGAAGCGATGATACGTCGTACGGGTGAGGATCCCTACATTGTCATTGGTCCAAACATCGCGATCCCGCATGCAGCCCCTGAAGAAGGCGTCAATGAAGTGGGAATGAGCCTTTTAAGGTTGGAAGAGGGCGTGAATTTTACAAAGGATTACAGGATAAATCTAGTGGTTGTCATCGCTGCAGTAGATAAGCAGCAGCATATCCATGGATTAATGCAGCTAATGAAGCTTGCTGGTTCGGAAACAGACCGAAATCGTGTCATAAGCGCTGATTCAGTCGAAGAGATTCAAAAGATGATTGCATTATATTCCGTCGATTGA